The genomic window CTTTTCAATATATTGAACAACTAAGGACTCATATTAAAGCTAATTTTGTAAGATCTTTAAAAGAATAAGAGTTGCCAAAACCATAATTCTCAAAATACTCTGGAGTTTTTAGCATAAAAAGTAAAATTAAGATTTAATTAAAACACTATATAAAAATTTTTTACCAAAAGTCAACTCAAAAACAAATTACCAATAAAAAATATAAATAACTTTTTTGAAAAAGTACTTAAAATGTTTATAATTAGAACTCAAATCTTAATATTATTTAAATATTTAAAAAGAAAATAAATGATAAAAGACAAAAGAACTATGGAAATAGTTACTGAAGTAATGAAACTTTTTGTTGGGATGGTTATTGCTTTGGCTTGGGACTGAGCAATAAGAACAATAATAAGCATAATAAAAGAAAGTTTCCCATTTGCATGAATACTGCTGAGCTTTCTATATGCTATTTTTATCACAGTAGTAGCACTTTTTATAGTTGTCTTTATCCTTAAAAAAATTGATAATACAGAGAAAGAATCAGAAAACAATTAATTTTTTCTTACAAAATAGCTATAAAAAAACCTTGACAACATAAAAATAAAAAATATAAAAAACTATATTTACTCATTATTTTCTTTTAGATGAATTTACCAGAAAGTTTTTCTTGTAAGTGAGTTATGAAAGAATTGAAAAATCATGGTATAGAAAAACAACAAAGAAAACAAATAATGAAAGCTCTTGATTCTTATAGAAGAAAATCTATTTTAGTCGAAGAAAAAAAGCTAAAAGAGAAATACTCAGAAATTATACAAATTCAGGAGTCATTTATGGATGAGTTTGAAAAAATATTCCAAGAACAAGAATGTTATGAACTTTTGAATTTTTTTGAAATTCTTATGAACTTTTTCAACAACAAATTTTCTACAATGGAATTAGAAGTTTATGAAGTCACAGAAAATATTAATTGAATAAATAATTTAAGGTTCTGCAAGCCTAGAAAAACCTCTCACAAAAAACAAGATAAAACCACAGACGAAATAAGCTACTTAGAAGAAAAAGCTTTGAATTCTGAAAACAAAGAACTGATATACAAAATTACTGATATATCTAAAAAACAAGAAGATATAGCTTGAATAAAAATTCAAACCAATTATAAAGAAACTTTTTTGATTACCATAATTTTATCAGAGAACTTAAATTCAAGCAACTATCAAACTTTTTTGGAAGAATTTGTAAGTTTAAAAAATATTTTTGAGGTTAGTAGATTGAGTTTTTTGTTGGAAGAAAAAATTGCTGCTCTTAATAGTTCATTTAAAGATAGGTTAACTGGACTATTTAATAAAGCATATTTAGACACAAAGCTTGATGAAACATGATGGAGTGCTATTTATATTGATATAGATAGCTTTAAAGAGCTAAATGATACTTATGGACATTGTGTATGAGATTATGCATTACAGCTTCTTTCAAAAGCATTAAAAGAATCAGTAAGATATGAGGATAAAACTTGCCGTTTATATTGAGATGAATTTATGATTCTTGTAAATACTTATAATGGCGAAGAAGTGAAAAAAATTTTAGAAAGAATTAGGCAAAAAGTAAATGGGATATCTTTTGAAACTGAAAACAAAAAAAACAAACAAATAGAAACAGTAGATTTATCAGCTTCTTTATGAATTGCTATTTGAGACAACAAGAAGACAGTTAAAGAACTCTTAAAAGAGTCTGATGCCTTAATGCTTGGAAGTAAAACCACCTCTTGAAGTCTTTATAGGCTTCGCCAACAATTAGAGTCTTGCAAAGAATCTGACAGAGAAGAAGTTGTTGAGAATTTATTGGATGTAATATCTTACAAACAGTTGGTAAGAATTCTTGCAAAAAAAATTTTACAAAAAGAATAGCATAATTTATTCTTGTTTTCTGAAAAACTTAGTAATCCATCCCAAAAATCTTCTAATAAATCATTTCTTTTCTTTGATAAAAAACTCATAATAAATAGCTGGTATTACAAACAAAGTCATCAATCATCCAAATGCAAGTCCAAAAATTACGGTAAATCCAAGACTTGCCCAGAACTCATCCTCCAAAGCCAATGGTAGAATACCAAAGATTGTAGTTAATGTAGTCAAAATTATTGGTCTAAGTCTAGATCTTCAACTTTCTAACAATGCTTTCATATTGTCTTCTGTGTTTTCAAGATTCGAACTTATCCTATCTATTAGAATAATAGCATTATTTACCACAATTCATGCCAAGGCAACAAAACCAATACCAAAAGGCATACTATAAGGGTTTCAAGTAGCCCAAAGTCAGACATTTACTCACAAAACAGCCAAAACCACTGAATATAGTATCATCAAAGGTTTTGAGAATGAATTGAACTGCAAAACCAAAATAGAAAATATTGCCAACATTCAAATTACAAATGCTTCAACAACTCATATTATAAGTTCTTGATTTTCTTGGGCTTCTCAAGCTTCTTCAAAAGATATTCATTCTGGATAGTCATACTCTTGAGCAAACTGCCTGAAATCTCATTGAATTTCTGCTGTTCTTGCTTCATATCCCCTTGCTAAGTCTCATCATATAGAAAGCACAATATTTTGATCTCTCCTGTTGATTTCATCTACAGCTCTATCTAACTTGACTTCAGCAACATCTCCAAACTGCACACCTTCTCATACTGGAATATTGTCTACATCAGCTGGATTAATTTTATCTCAGAACTGATCAGATTTTACCACAATATCAAACTCATCTTGTCACCTTGATATAGATCAAATTTTATTTCAATCTAAATATGAAAAAACCTGATTACTTACTACATCCGGAGTAAGATCAAATTCTTCCAAGGCATAATTGTCAAAACTATAAACATACTGTCCTGGCAACTCATCAGAAGATATGCTAATATCTCAAATTCATTCTCTTCTTTCTAGCCAATACTCAAAATCATCACCCACTTCCAAAAGTTTGTCAAAATATTCTATTGAGTCAGCAACAAGCCTAACTCATATAGGCTCTGAGTCTTGGGGTGGTCATCCATCTTGTATCTGAGTAGATATAGACATTCATTTGTTTTCTAAGTGTTGGAGTTTTTCTAGTACTTTTTCTTCTACATCATATACATTTCAAAGATTCATATTTTCCCTTTCACTTACAGACAACAGATTGATATCCAGTCATATAGTATCCGAATCCACATAATAAGAGTAATCTTCAATTTCCATAATATCATTGAACTTGCTTTCAAATCAAGAGGTATACTCACTCATGTACTCACTACTAATACCACTTGGTCATTCTATGCTTACTTGCATAAAATCTGTATCAGAACTTGGAAACAAAGTAAAA from Candidatus Absconditicoccus praedator includes these protein-coding regions:
- a CDS encoding DUF5654 family protein gives rise to the protein MIKDKRTMEIVTEVMKLFVGMVIALAWDGAIRTIISIIKESFPFAGILLSFLYAIFITVVALFIVVFILKKIDNTEKESENN
- a CDS encoding GGDEF domain-containing protein, translated to MNLPESFSCKGVMKELKNHGIEKQQRKQIMKALDSYRRKSILVEEKKLKEKYSEIIQIQESFMDEFEKIFQEQECYELLNFFEILMNFFNNKFSTMELEVYEVTENINGINNLRFCKPRKTSHKKQDKTTDEISYLEEKALNSENKELIYKITDISKKQEDIAGIKIQTNYKETFLITIILSENLNSSNYQTFLEEFVSLKNIFEVSRLSFLLEEKIAALNSSFKDRLTGLFNKAYLDTKLDETGWSAIYIDIDSFKELNDTYGHCVGDYALQLLSKALKESVRYEDKTCRLYGDEFMILVNTYNGEEVKKILERIRQKVNGISFETENKKNKQIETVDLSASLGIAIGDNKKTVKELLKESDALMLGSKTTSGSLYRLRQQLESCKESDREEVVENLLDVISYKQLVRILAKKILQKE